Part of the Methylomonas rapida genome is shown below.
TTGTTGGCCAATGTCGAATATGGCTTGCTGCACAAGGAAATCAAAGCCGAATTCGCCAACTATCTGAAACAACGCGTCAGCAAAATCTAGCGGGATATAGCGGGGATGCCGACAGTATCTCGGCATCCTTGAATTTGCCTGCAGGCCTGGAAAAAAAGAATTTTTCCTATGGTTGTTCGATCGAGCCTCATCGATAATGGCGGGTTTAGTCAGCGACCTTGTCTTTATGAGTCTGCGATATCAGATCATTTTCCGAATTCTCCTGTCATCGTTTTGCATACTGGTTCTGGGGGGGGCATTGGCCATCTGGCAAGCGCGCCAGGCCGTGGAAAAAGAGGTCGATGCGTCGATACGCCTGGTGTTGCAGTTAATCACGCTGGGTATTGCCGATGCGCCGTCATTGCAGCATGTCGATGATCTATCCCGCCTCACGGCCTTGCGGCAAACCCGCCATCTGAACATACAAATCAAGAAGGCCAACGGCCAGTTGGTGCATTTTGCCGGCGAACAGCAACCCATTCATCCGGAAGACATGCCGCCGGCCTGGTTCATTCGCTGGGTCAAGAGCGACTATCCCGAAGTCGAGCACAGTTTGACCACCCAGGACGGCGAAGCGCTGACCTTGGTCATCAAGGCGCAACCCCTGGATGAAATCACCGAAGTCTGGCAGGAAAGCGTCAGTTTTTTTACCTCGATTTCGTTGCTGACCTTGCTGACCTTCATTGCGGTCAATTTGGTGTTGAATAAATCGCTCAAGGCGATTGCGGCGATCGTCGATGCCCTGCGCATGATCGAGACGGGCCAATATCGCTACCAGTTGCCCAAATTCGCTACCGCGGAGTTCGATACCATTGCCAGCGCCATCAATCATATGACGGTGGAACTGGAAAAAGCCCGCCAGGAGAATCGAGCCTTGACCCAGCATTCCCTGGCCATACAGGAAGAGGAGCGGCAGCGCCTGTCGCAAGAATTGCATGACGAATTCGGACAATCCCTGACCGCCATCAAGGTCATGGCGGTAACCGCCGCTCAGCAAAATCCCGGCGCCAGTAAAATTACCGCGACCATTACCGAGATTTGCGATCATTTGATACAGGTGCTGCGCTCCATGATGCAGCAATTGCATCCCCTGGTGTTGACCGAGTTGGGGCTAAAGGCTACGCTGGAAGACATGGTGGATCATTGGTCGGAACGAAACCCCAATCTGGATTTGCGTATCCATTGCTGCGATGAAGTGGATGAACTGGACAAGAACGTGACCCGGCAGGTTTTTAGAGTGATACAAGAATCTTTGACCAACGTGATACGGCACGCCAACGCCGAGCGGGTGGCTATCGATTTGAAATTGTTGGAACCGGAAAACGCATTGCAGTTGACCGTGGAAGACGATGGCCAAGGCTGCGATTTACAAAATCTCAACAGGGGGTTTGGCCTGCGCGGCATGAAAGAGCGCGTCAGATCGCTGGAAGGCGAGTTCAATCTCCAATCAGAGCCCGGTAAGGGTACGGTCATAACAGCCTGGATTCCGTTGTCATGAGTTTGAATAAAATTACCATCATTTTGGTCGATGACCATGCCGTCGTGAGGGCGGGTTTCAAGATGTTGCTGGCCAGTAGCGACAAGATCGCGGTCATCGGCGAGGCCGAGCGAGGCGAGCAGGCCATTCAGCTTTATCAGGAGCTGAAGCCGGATATCGTCGTGATGGACTTGTCCATGCCGGGGATAGGCGGTCTGGAAACCATACGCCGCATCGTGCAGCGCGATAACGAAGCGTCTATTTTGGTGTTCAGCGTGCATCACGAGCAGGTGTATATCAACCGGGCCTTGAATGCCGGCGCCAAAGGCTACATCACCAAAAACAGCGCGCCGGAGATTTTGGCCGAGGCCATTATCACTATCCTGCAAGGGGAAACCTATGTGGAGAAAGGGCTGTTGAAGGAGGGCGGCGATTCGCATAAGCCCGGCGATTATCAAAGCCTGATCGCGTCATTTTCGCCGCGCGAATTCGATATCTTCAACTTGTTGGCGCAAGGCTTGACGGTGCATAAAATCGCGGACCAGCTGTGTCTCGGCAACAAAACCGTCGCCAACTACGCCACCCAAATCAAGAAAAAATTACAGGTAGACACCACCGCCGAACTGGCCCATATCGCCGTGAATTTGGGCGTGACGATCAGGTAAGGCATGAGCATGAAATAGCCCATGCAAGTGTTCGGGGTAGGTGCGGATTTATCCGCGCATTGCGAATGAATTTGCACCTACCAATGCCGAGCTTTGCTAACCTCGACCACGTTTTTTAGGTCATGCGTAACCATAGGCGTCGATGAAAGGCTGAAGCCAGGGCATGACAGCAGCGTATTCGCTTTGGTAATGCTTCCAGCGCCCGACCGATGACGAATAAAGCGGCTGGGCGACCTGACTGAAACTGGGGCTGGCGATAACCTTGCCGACGGCATGCTTGTGAAAATCGGCGACATCGGGGTTCCAGTCCAGACCTAGAAAGTCAAACACCCGACGAAACGCGCCTTCGAAGTCGAATACCGCGTCCTCGTAACGAAATTCGACATAGTCCATTGTCAGTTTCGGTTTTACCCCTGTCCACCAATCCATGACCTGCGCATAAAATCGCGCGGTCCCTTCCCAGGTAAACAAATGTACGGTCGATGGCGTCGGGATCATGGTTTGCATGAAGCAGCTCAAACAGACATCGCGCGGGTCGCGCAGCAGAAAAACCAGCTTGGCGTCCGGGAAGAGGCAATTGATCAGGCCAATATCGATGCTGTTCATCGTGGTTTTGTCCAGGAATAGACGATCGCCGATTTTGTCGCCGAACAGGGCCCTGGCGCGTTGCCAATAGAAAGTGCGCAGATGTAAAACACCCTCCCAATCGAGCTGTTCCAGCAGCTGCGGAATAGTGCCCTGCTGATTGATCATCCGTTTCAATTCGTTGGCCGTGGCCATGATCAGATCGGTTTCGTCGGCGACGAATATGTCAGGATGCGCGCCGAGCACCTCCTGCGTCAGGGTGGTGCCGGTGCGCATGAAACCCAATAAAAAAACCGGTGCCGCATGTTCGGCGGGAAAATCGGCGTTTTTCCATTTGCCGAGCAACTCGGGGGTGAAGTCGGTCTTGTACGTGTCCAGCATGTTGGGGACCAGGTTCGCATCCTGGCGCTGAACCTCGGGCAGGCGGGGCGATACGCTGGCCGCCGCATGCAAGTGAGTGAATACTTGCTCCGATACTTGCAATTTATCCAGGACTCTTGCCAATTCCTTGTGCGCACGGAATTTTTCCTCGGGTTTTAGCAGCGGATTTTGCAGCACTTTTTCCAAGCGTTGCCGGGCTAGTTCCGTCTGCCCATCGGCAATTTCCAGCGTGGCCAGCAATATCGCCAGCATGGCGTTGTCCGGTGCCAGCTTCAATGCCTGGCGACCGGCCACCAATGCCAGTTTTTTTTGATTCAGGCGGGAATGGGATAAGGCCAGCAATTGAAAGCCGCGCACGACGGATGGGTTGATTTGCACGGCCTGTTTGCAAAGCTCGGCCGCGCCAGAATAATCATTCCAGTGTTGTAGCTGATCGGCCAAATCCAATACCAATTTAATGTCGCGGCTTTTGCGGGCCTTTTTGGCCAGCAGTTGGCCGGATTGCCGCAAATGCGGTAAACCTTCATCGCGCTTGCCCTGCCAGCACAGTGCTTGCCCTAGGCAAGCCAGGGCTTGCGGGTCCTTGGGGCTTTCTTTGACTGCCTGGCTGAACCAGTGCACGGCTTCGGGAAGGTTTTTATTCTGAATTGCGGCTTGGCCGCGTTGGATGAAAAGAGTCATTGGGCCTTATGGGTAAGGTTTTGTGCGTGTTGCGAAGTTTGCGTCAGTCAGCATGTACAGCTTTTTAAAAGATCTTATCGGTTCGACGTCTCGCCGCGATTTGGCAAGGCATTGATCGCAACGAGGTGTCGTTGAAAGATGGCCGGTTTTAATAGCTATGCTGCTATTGCTTAATAGCCTACACGAAATTGTTTTTCAAAGAAAAGCGAGAAAGCTTTTTGGAGTGCAGTTGAGCTAATTCACCGGAAAAGTGGAGGTGGTAATGTTATTTAACACAGATTAATTGCGTGATGTGCTAGTGGGGGAAACCATTTCTGCCGCATCAGGATATCGCGAAAATAACTTGCCGATTTTAGAAGGCAGCCATTCCGGCCTCCAAATCATATTATGCGGATGAGCTTTGATCGTTCATGACAGCCTGGGCTCCGGCGTTTCCTGTTTTCTGTTCTGTGTTGACAAATTAATGCAGAGGGTTTGGCCAGTCTGTTTGTAAAAACAGGTGCGTATTTTGCTTAAGAAATTGTGTTGTTAGGTTTGTCCTGCCGTCTGGCTACAAAGAGAGTTTTTACCGCTACTCCATGCCACAGGCGAAATGAATTTACGCAGATGTGCGTAAAAGTTTGGTGGGACATGAATGCTGTGAATTTAAATACAATTCCATGAGGGAAAAATGAAAAAAAATAAACTGCATAGAGCTGTCTTGGCAGCGTTGGGGGTATCGGCCATGGCAGCCTATTCTTCTCAAGCCAGTGCGTTTGGCAGTATCGATATAGGTACTTTTACCGGCTCGACCATTTCCGTGGATAGTACTACGCCTTTCAAGGCGTTCAGCGATTACAAGGCTCAAAATCAGGGCTGGATGCATACCGCCAGATTTTTTACCTTGACCATAGGGGATGCCTCCGAAATGGCTAGTGGTAAAACCTACGACGTGCAGTTGAAAATGACTGGACGGGGTACGCTCAATCTCGGCGACGCGACCGCCGCGGCGATCAATAACCCATCCTTTGCCGTATGGACCGCCGGAACAGGTG
Proteins encoded:
- a CDS encoding tetratricopeptide repeat-containing sulfotransferase family protein, which gives rise to MTLFIQRGQAAIQNKNLPEAVHWFSQAVKESPKDPQALACLGQALCWQGKRDEGLPHLRQSGQLLAKKARKSRDIKLVLDLADQLQHWNDYSGAAELCKQAVQINPSVVRGFQLLALSHSRLNQKKLALVAGRQALKLAPDNAMLAILLATLEIADGQTELARQRLEKVLQNPLLKPEEKFRAHKELARVLDKLQVSEQVFTHLHAAASVSPRLPEVQRQDANLVPNMLDTYKTDFTPELLGKWKNADFPAEHAAPVFLLGFMRTGTTLTQEVLGAHPDIFVADETDLIMATANELKRMINQQGTIPQLLEQLDWEGVLHLRTFYWQRARALFGDKIGDRLFLDKTTMNSIDIGLINCLFPDAKLVFLLRDPRDVCLSCFMQTMIPTPSTVHLFTWEGTARFYAQVMDWWTGVKPKLTMDYVEFRYEDAVFDFEGAFRRVFDFLGLDWNPDVADFHKHAVGKVIASPSFSQVAQPLYSSSVGRWKHYQSEYAAVMPWLQPFIDAYGYA
- a CDS encoding response regulator transcription factor translates to MSLNKITIILVDDHAVVRAGFKMLLASSDKIAVIGEAERGEQAIQLYQELKPDIVVMDLSMPGIGGLETIRRIVQRDNEASILVFSVHHEQVYINRALNAGAKGYITKNSAPEILAEAIITILQGETYVEKGLLKEGGDSHKPGDYQSLIASFSPREFDIFNLLAQGLTVHKIADQLCLGNKTVANYATQIKKKLQVDTTAELAHIAVNLGVTIR
- a CDS encoding ATP-binding protein, with protein sequence MAIWQARQAVEKEVDASIRLVLQLITLGIADAPSLQHVDDLSRLTALRQTRHLNIQIKKANGQLVHFAGEQQPIHPEDMPPAWFIRWVKSDYPEVEHSLTTQDGEALTLVIKAQPLDEITEVWQESVSFFTSISLLTLLTFIAVNLVLNKSLKAIAAIVDALRMIETGQYRYQLPKFATAEFDTIASAINHMTVELEKARQENRALTQHSLAIQEEERQRLSQELHDEFGQSLTAIKVMAVTAAQQNPGASKITATITEICDHLIQVLRSMMQQLHPLVLTELGLKATLEDMVDHWSERNPNLDLRIHCCDEVDELDKNVTRQVFRVIQESLTNVIRHANAERVAIDLKLLEPENALQLTVEDDGQGCDLQNLNRGFGLRGMKERVRSLEGEFNLQSEPGKGTVITAWIPLS